Genomic window (Vigna radiata var. radiata cultivar VC1973A chromosome 1, Vradiata_ver6, whole genome shotgun sequence):
AGTAGTATTTAAGCCAAAAAAACACTTCTTTTTACAAAGTCGAATATACTTCACAAATACTTTAACTCTAAGCACTCTTAACTCTAACTTCACTCTTCATGCCGAATGGATACTGTGCTTGTAAAAGATACTCCAACATTCAAGTCAGTCCAATGCATCAGATAATAATGCATGTGGTAATTAATATACTTCTTAGAATTATTTACATTACTGTTTACGAGTCTTTTTACTTGAATGAGTTTGAGCCACGTAACCTAATTACATGTTAATTCCACTTTGATATTTTTCTCTTAACTTAGTAATAATTTATCAATATCAATAATTTGTCTCATATAATTCCTAgccaaatatattttaaatcgaCTAAAAAAGTGGACTCAAATAAAATGTACTTagacaaaatatttatacttgTATGGTTGAAAAATGTCATGTATAGTACgacaatattttaatgtaagttttatatgaaaatagaTTTATTTGAGTTGCAAAAATATCTATaaagagtaatattattttgcCACTCAACAAAATTTTTACATACACTTTATATCAAGTATCTTACCCTTCAATTTCTCTTtccttataaatataaaaattagtatatttaatGACAAAAACATTCCTAAAATTTGGCAACAGGTAAACAGACATTTTTTCATATGTATAACTCTTTTACTGTTGTAATCCAATGTATATAACTCATTACAATATTACTTTATCAATAAGTAACAGACAAATGATgttataatcaaatttatccAATGATTCTGTCACACCTCCAATTCATATACATAACATGCTTATTTATCTAGgcattcaattaatatttacttAGGTACAAACTTTAATGCATCTTTCATAACAGTTTCTCGTGTTCAGCCAAATAAAACGTCCCCTTcttcttataatttattgttcCATTGCGTGTACAGTGCATACCCGTTAACAAACTCAGAAAGAATACACCTTTTCTGTCCCCcacctcatatatatatatatatatatatatatatatatatatatatataaaggtatTGTTTTTGGATCAATCTAAGTATCTCTTTGAGTCCAGAATCAAGCATCATGAATTCTCTCTCACTGTATAAAAACTCAACACACCTTAACAGTGTTTAGAAGCTACTGCTTCAAACCAATCTGCAACATTCTTGGTTATTCTATCTGCACCAATCTCATTTTCTGAATCTGTCATCACAAAATGAAGCAGAAGGAGCAACAAGGCAAAGGTGAAGGTTCATATCTGAAACTCTTTTTTGCTCAACTAGACCTTCTCAACTTCTTTGGTCATGCTCTAGTTTTTGGCATTGGTTTACTCATTGGAATCACACTCACTTTCTTTGTCAACAATTTCTCCTTCGCCAACTTTCAAATTCAACAATCTTCCCTTTCATCCAATACCGTCGAACCGCCACCGTCACCACCGCCGTCACGGCCACCCTTTTCTCCGATCTCCTCCAACATCTCATCACCAATATCAGCCacccaaacaaaaaatatatctcAGTATTTTGATTCTACACAAAATAACACCTCATGTTCACCCCAGAAAGATAACCGAACCGTACCTTCTTCTGATTCCTCCTTGGTCAACAACACAACAAGTGTGATGAATTTCACAAGAATTGGGTTGAGTGAATTCTTGAAGCCCCCCATGGCCATGCATGATATGAACGACGAAGAGTTGTTGTGGAAAGCTTCCATGGTTCCCATGATTCACaatctcccattcaaacagacTCCAAAGGTTGCATTCATGTTTCTGACAAAAGGGCCTGTGATGTTGGCTCCTCTGTGGGAGAGATTCTTCAAAGGAAATGAAGGGTTGTATTCTATCTATGTCCATTCCCACCCTTCTTTCAATGAAACAGTGCCTCCAAGCTCTGTCTTCCATGGCCGCAATATCCCTAGCAAGGTCAGTTTCTGCATTTTACCTTTTATCATTCCTAACAGATGAAAAGTTATTACCGTGTTGtctgtttaacttttttttttctcagtctCTTCACATTTCCactgaataaaatgaaaaaaaaaaaattgatgaattaattaaaatagtaatttaattggatgttataatattaattacgagtaattaataattcttttaatacttgtattaattttatgatGTGATTACTTTAAAACAAGTAAGCAAGATTAATTCATCAATGTATCAAGTTGGCATGAACgtttcttttatcttattttccctttttatcCCATTTCATTTAGAATTCCGTGTTTTCCAGCTATAATAGAGTTTTGAAGTTAGcaaagaattaattaattaatcaattttctCACCCTAAAACGGTTCTTAAATCATATTTACCATTTTTGCTAGAAGTATTATTCTATAATTGATTTTGCCccaaaagaagcaaaagatgCAACTTTTCCCCTGCTAATTTTCAAGTTTTCATTTACCATATTACCTTTTCCGATTCCATTGATGACTTTTaggactttttttttaagtgtctAAATTACTCGAgttaacaaaattaagaatgaatatacttttagtttttttatgctttagaaaatttaattcatattgtttatatctttaaattaatcaaaatagtAAATCTTtctatttgaattaattatactaataattcaaatatactGAAGATTCAAAAGTACCATTTTTTTCCTGAAAATTTTACTCAGAgcaatacaatttttaattaaaaaacattcatttttttcctcCCTTTTTCCATTCTAACCTTGTTCTTTATGTAGTGTagctaaaaatatttatagagtttttatattgttttattatatttaatctaacCTAATCTATATTCTTGATTGAATTGGATTAAGTTAGGACAACTTAGTCTATcgaatttgatttatttaaaaagaatgcaactaaatctttttatatgGAGTGTCTGACGATTATCAAAcagaataaatattaatagaatataCATTTTCAAGTTTCAACTTGCATGAAAGAGTACAGAATAAATAATACTAGAATATACACATAGTTTCAAGTTTCATCGTGTATGAAAAATATCAACATCATAATTGTCCAGACAATGTGTTATTATCTTGGCAATATTATTTGCATGCAGATCTTTTAAGGAAATACATAGGATTATGCATGTCGTGCTACAAATTATTTTAGGAAACTGCTAACTTGTGAAACACTAACAAGTGGACACTTTGTAATGTGTAAATTAAGTTTCTATAGTTGCACACGTTATGATGAATTTTCTGCAAGATTGCTTGTCAGAAGAGTTTTGACGAAAGAACAACTCCAGCTAAAAGGCTGAAAAAGATAATTTCCAATGCCTTCAAATAAGATCTTTTGATGCCATATATTAGACTGAGACAGCATATGTTTTTTTCAGTGACATTATTTTTTCCAATGAAGTTCAATGTTTTAGTTAATATAATCTTTGACAATTCCTGTTTCTTCGTTTTTTGCTAGTTATCCatgaatttcatgttttttgTCTGCATTACGGaggttaatatattttacaaaacagAAGAATGTATAAGGTCTGCTGAATCTATTGAATGTCCATTTTTGTTTCTACTTTTTGGTTGCTTCCAGAATTGGGCAGTCAATACAAACTGGTCATACTTTTCTTTGATTCCACTCCTTTTGAACTTCCAAGAAAATTCTATTCTTCTCTATTTCACATCAAACTTTTCACAATTCCTTTCTTCATGTACCTAGTCTCTAGCATGAGAAAACGAATCCAGGGACAGAATCACTGCATCTTTTTGCTGTCATTTGTGTTTAAACAGTAAACAGAACATGAACAACTTTATAATTAAGCAGGTTTCTAAAAGTTAGAAATGgcaaaatatacatatatttttaatttcaaaaccaAATTTAGGAagacaaaatcttaaaaatgaaatttccaaCCCGttatctcatatatatatatatatatatatatatatatatatatatatatatatatatatatatatatatatNNNNNNNNNNNNNNNNNNNNNNNNNNNNNNNNNNNNNNNNNNNNNNNNNNNNNNNNNNNNNNNNNNNNNNNNNNNNNNNNNNNNNNNNNNNNNNNNNNatatatatatatatatatatatatatatatatatatatatatattgagcaTAAGACTATAAATCAATAGGTAGTTTTATAGCAATTTGATTATGAGGGTCATTCTAGactcaacaaataataaattttgcaATAATAGATTTCAGAtccaacaaataataaattttacaataatagATTTCAGATCGTTTCAAGTTGTAGGATCGAGACCAACATCTAATCTTTATGTGAGAGTCCAAATTATTCCCCTGTTACTCTTTTCTCTTAATCGGTCCTATATTGTTTAGAGTACACCTTAAtactacatttttaaatttcagaatGAATTTTTGATTAACAATGACCTAATTACGGTTCAACTAATGATGATCACATTTTGTGTTAAATTGCTTAGTATTAGAACTAATCTTTTTGTAGATTGACTCTCTTATCTTCTCCTGACCACCCGGTCACAAGGACTCTCTATGATAATGTTCGACTAACGATTAACTATTTGGACAATTATATATACAAAGACCATTTTAGAATATGAACTTCAAACACCTAAATCAATCTTAAAAAATTGAGGTTTGCACTTAATTAGGATTGAACAAAGTATAGATTAGGAAACACTTTATTTAGCGAAgtcaaaatttcaataattgGATTTAAAACATGTCCCAAAATTCATAATCTGATATATGATACTGTGTTGTGACAATTATGCAGGAAGTAAGGTGGGGTGAGAACAGCATGATAGAAGCAGAGAGAAGGCTATTAGGGAATGCACTCCTTGATTTCTCGAACCAACGTTTTGTGCTACTCTCAGAATCATGCATCCCTTTGTTCAACTTCAACACCATCTACACTTACCTAATGAACTCAACCAAGACCTTTGTGGAAGCCTACGATCAGCCAGGTGAAGTGGGCCGTGGCAGGTACAGGTCCAAAATGAGGCCCCAGATCAGTCTCTCCCAATGGAGAAAAGGGTCTCAATGGTTCCAAATAGACCGTTTTCTAGCCCTTCAAATAGTCTCTGACCATCACTACTTCCCAGTCTTCTTAAAGTACTGCAACCCTAATTGCTACAGTGATGAACACTACTTGCCCACATTTATCAGCATCAAGTTTTGGAAGAGAAACTCTAACAGAACCTTGACATGGGTTGATTGGTCAAAGGGTGGTGCTCATCCTTCAAGGTTTTACAGAAATCATGTGACCAATGAGTTTTTGAACAAGCTGAGGTTTGGAACATCATGCGAGTACAATGGTCACACCACAAATATTTGTCATTTGTTTGCAAGGAAATTCACCACTCATGCTTTGGGTAGATTGCTCAGATTTGCTCCAAAGctcatgcaattcaattgaCTTCTCTCTCAATATTCATCCTTTTTTGCTTGTTCATACTCAtttctgttttttcttatatatatattttttgggtTGAACATATACAGAACCacattcaattattaaattcaGGGTACGAAGAATTTGAccctttcttttcatcttttcattaatgttattttatatttcttcacAGACTTGAGATATTActgatttctttttcaatataaaCTTAATCTACTGCAAACTAGTTTGCAGTAAAACCATTGAATTGATTGATTCTATATGCTACTAAAAATTGTCAAGTGTTACAAATTTACAAATTGGACACATGATATATAtcaatatgtatgtatatgtatagtaagaaaattagattaatttattgaattgaatGTTAGAGCTCCGATCGAATATATAGTagatataaacaaaaaacaatgtaaataaaaagcgaattacaaaatgaaaataaaaaatgttcttaTGAACACTTGTGTCTTATCTTTACGCACATAAAATGCAGTAAATTATGAATGTTTATCATAAACTTTAGTCAAAGTTAGGAGGGCTGTTATTCTAGCAAAGAAGTAAAGtaatttctttctgcaccccaTGCTTTTTCCTCCGCAcctctatattttttaaaaggataatgacattttaacattatctacgtatcattttgtgattggtccatgttagtgtttatgattattgttattgattgtgaagtaattttgaaccaatcataGAATAAtacgtaaatgatgttaaatgttgtcaaagtatcattatcctaatgatactaatgatactttgacaacatctttttaacaacattttaacatcatctacgtttcattttgtgattggtccatgttagtgtttatgattattattattgattgtggagtaattttggatcaatcacaaaatgacacgtagataatattaaaatgttgtaaaaaaaatattatcaaagtatcattatctttttttaaaattctaattatacgcttattctaagttttaatgaaaattttcagcTAAATTAGTTGGAGACTGATCGTGAGTCacaataaaatggtaaaattcaTGCATATCATATCcagatttttaataatttttaaatcaaaggTATTTAGGTCATTTACATTGGTTTATTGGGGGTGCAGGAAACAAATATGGAGGTGCATGAAGAAATTGCTAAGcaaacttatttttgttttttaatgatattatgcTTTTTTAGGCCATTTGTGTGAtcttaatatttcaaattccAAACTAATGTTAagattcttttttaaataatattggataaaatttaaaatatttaaaattataataattaatacgTTTatctttcagaaaaaaaattgaaataaagtaaataaaaatggaatttatatttctttattcaGTTTTGTAGTCTTCACTCTTTACAATTCTATACCACTTAGCTACGATTATATTCTTCTAACTAtcactttatttttacattttgacCATTAGAAGCAAGTATTTCAAAGAACATGTAAAAGTCAAAGAATTGCGTTTCCACTGACTATATATAACTGTTATGTCTATCTTCgtattttatttgacttttgttTTGAAGTAACATGTTACTTTACTTTAATTAGAACTATTTCTTTAATAACATAGAACattaatattctaaaattaactatttttgtttgtaaaattgACTTTCACAGTACATATTTGAATCAAACTAATCAAATTAAGCAAACTGCTAAAATGCTTGTTACTAcctaattgtttaatttattattcatggTTTGACATTTTCTTTCTCAGATAGATTTGATCAGACAAGTAGGtaaatctttcaaaataaattttaagcaTAATTTCATACaacaaaagattaattatttccTCAAATTATAAGCATGctaatttaattttgagtttacttattttttcaatttcttcgtAAGTTCTAAATGAATTaccaatattataaattaaattttgaaaagagaagaaaaaataaaattttcaaatttaagacTCAAACAAGTATATTTGACCTCACGTAAATTAACGTAAAGTTTATAACGTGTCAACATAGGCcaataaattcatacaattaATAGCGAAAATTAATAgcgaaattaattattttttcataaacaaataaattaaatggagttgaatttaagtttagcgattgtataattatttatcagGTATGAAGTAtcaatttaagtatttttaataacGTGAAGTCAATGGTATTTcattaaactaaaaaagaaagatatttttcatcataatattattataacagtAAAAGTAACGTTCGTCaaagagttgaaaaaaaaaaaaaaactcattgaCTTTATATCATTTGTTAATCGAGCTAGGCAAATTGAACCTTTCATGACACTAATTTagcttttcttattatttattttcttttaaaatattacattggtatgaatatatttttaaaaattattaaattagtgtagttattgaaaaatatcaatAGAAGGTAATTGTATTCTCTATAtacgattttattttattttcttcttatgcTGATTTTATCGTAGGCTTAAGTAtactttgaattttgaatcttcacaaaaatagtgagttttaattttatttacttaatttgtttagtgatttataatatttttttcttcttcttgatttTGACCCCTAAGAATTTTTAGCCAAGTATTTCCAATtcttaatatttctttcaaGATAGATAAATTAtacaactttaaaaatttaaaaacttttttaggCATTACATGTTAACATCATATACAacaatattaacattaatttctcATTTGGAATTGCTTTTGTTCAAAATAATTAGGTAAATAAATTTAGTGTAATATAATACTAAAGagattgataatttttaatttaagagactagaaaagaatattaaatcCTTTGTATTGACCATTTCTAGCAAACATTTTGAAGTAACTTGAGagcaaaatttataaaattcaagtTAAATGGagtttgaacattgattacaacCACTTATACACTAATGATCAAATTTTATGAATTCTAGTTCACACATAATTGATTTGACAAAGTACTGAAGCGTTTAATAAATGGTCAAATCctcaattaattatatgttCCATAAATGGTCAAACCCTAATGAAATTATTCTTACATGTTAATTATCAATCAcataagaaaatgaattataataatcattGAAGAAAAAGCTAATGCCGCGTTACAAAGGTAGCTTTTATTGCAACATATTCAACAAGTCCAAACACAATGACTAAGACATagattaataaatatgtttgacAGTGTTTTATAGACCATAATAGACCACAAAAGTTGTACAACGTTACGAAGAAAGTAGCATCTTCAAATTCCTTTGAGCAATTTGTAGCACATCAACGTCAATGGTCATTGCTGCAAATTCTTCCACACCATGATGTTTCATATTTTCTGCGAAAAAACCTTCCAAGGAAAGGTAATAGTGACAGAAGACGTGTTTATCACCGCGTAATTACCCTTGAATTTAGAAATGGAATTAATCGAATTTTCTTCATGTTATTTTCTAGTCAAATTGAAGGACACTTATAACTGCATAATTTTGTGTCTTTTATGCATGCTCTTTTGACAAACTTTTATGGCCGGCAGCTTGTCTTATTCCATG
Coding sequences:
- the LOC106756446 gene encoding uncharacterized protein LOC106756446; translated protein: MKQKEQQGKGEGSYLKLFFAQLDLLNFFGHALVFGIGLLIGITLTFFVNNFSFANFQIQQSSLSSNTVEPPPSPPPSRPPFSPISSNISSPISATQTKNISQYFDSTQNNTSCSPQKDNRTVPSSDSSLVNNTTSVMNFTRIGLSEFLKPPMAMHDMNDEELLWKASMVPMIHNLPFKQTPKVAFMFLTKGPVMLAPLWERFFKGNEGLYSIYVHSHPSFNETVPPSSVFHGRNIPSKEVRWGENSMIEAERRLLGNALLDFSNQRFVLLSESCIPLFNFNTIYTYLMNSTKTFVEAYDQPGEVGRGRYRSKMRPQISLSQWRKGSQWFQIDRFLALQIVSDHHYFPVFLKYCNPNCYSDEHYLPTFISIKFWKRNSNRTLTWVDWSKGGAHPSRFYRNHVTNEFLNKLRFGTSCEYNGHTTNICHLFARKFTTHALGRLLRFAPKLMQFN